A region from the Candidatus Thiothrix putei genome encodes:
- a CDS encoding CZB domain-containing protein → MEKKAFFLKRLNDHVQYLRQMKGRLDGSNHFEPTTCRMCSLGGWLYGEGQREANAYGESMVELFNALFVPHERFHLASDEALRCQLDGNEIGMRRAFTEMHQLSNTLVNLLLQMDGVSGKVKSQPISAEQA, encoded by the coding sequence ATGGAAAAGAAAGCGTTTTTTCTCAAACGTTTGAATGATCACGTACAATATTTGCGCCAAATGAAAGGGCGTTTAGACGGATCTAATCACTTTGAGCCAACGACTTGCCGTATGTGTTCCTTGGGTGGGTGGTTATATGGCGAAGGGCAACGCGAGGCGAATGCATACGGTGAGTCAATGGTGGAACTTTTCAATGCGTTATTTGTGCCACACGAACGTTTCCATCTAGCCAGTGATGAAGCCTTGCGCTGTCAGCTCGACGGCAATGAAATCGGAATGCGCCGCGCCTTCACGGAGATGCATCAGCTTTCCAATACCTTGGTGAATCTCTTATTGCAGATGGATGGTGTCTCAGGCAAAGTCAAATCCCAACCCATTAGCGCAGAACAAGCATGA
- the cobO gene encoding cob(I)yrinic acid a,c-diamide adenosyltransferase: MTDSDKNTRHQARMARKKAMIDASIARADQEKGLLLVLTGNGKGKSSSAFGMVGRSLGHGMTVGVCQFLKSRTDTGEEAFFGKQAGCDWHVLGDGFTWETQNREQDIATSQRGWAVAQRMLADPRYDLVVLDELTYLLNYGYLDADQVLDDISARPPMQHVVVTGRAASETLRDFADTVSEIADVKHAYRDGIKAQKGIDL; the protein is encoded by the coding sequence ATGACTGATTCGGATAAAAACACCCGCCACCAAGCCCGCATGGCACGCAAAAAAGCCATGATTGACGCCAGTATTGCCCGCGCCGATCAGGAAAAAGGCTTGCTGTTAGTGCTAACGGGTAACGGCAAAGGCAAATCCAGCTCGGCGTTTGGCATGGTGGGGCGCTCGTTAGGGCATGGCATGACAGTCGGGGTCTGCCAGTTTCTCAAAAGCCGTACCGATACCGGTGAAGAAGCGTTTTTCGGCAAGCAAGCAGGTTGCGACTGGCATGTGTTAGGCGACGGTTTTACCTGGGAAACGCAAAACCGTGAGCAAGACATTGCCACCTCACAACGTGGCTGGGCGGTGGCGCAGCGCATGTTGGCTGACCCCCGTTATGACTTGGTAGTATTGGATGAATTAACCTATTTACTGAACTACGGTTATTTGGATGCGGATCAGGTGTTGGATGACATCAGCGCCCGCCCGCCCATGCAACACGTGGTGGTAACAGGGCGGGCAGCCAGCGAAACCTTACGCGATTTCGCTGACACCGTGTCTGAGATTGCGGATGTGAAACATGCTTACCGCGATGGCATCAAGGCACAAAAAGGCATTGATTTATAA
- a CDS encoding adenosylcobinamide-GDP ribazoletransferase, with translation MKFQHLLLALSFLTRLPVPDLGKLEAPDFGRAALFYPLVGLVIGGLLCVPWLVFPHASPLLLAAILTVLWAAITGGLHLDGLADSADAWLGGFGDEEKTHRILKDPLVGAAGVIALVGVLLLKFAALSVLIAHQQWLVIVFAPLLGRILILLLFLTTPYVRAGGLASEVTQHLPRQTAGWITAAGLLLGLAISTAGILLMLLGFWLLRRLMLQRLQGCTGDTAGASVESGEMLWLTGAALILT, from the coding sequence ATGAAGTTTCAACACCTCCTACTCGCCCTATCCTTCCTCACCCGTCTCCCCGTCCCCGATCTGGGCAAACTGGAAGCACCTGATTTTGGTCGGGCAGCGCTGTTCTACCCCTTGGTGGGTTTAGTAATCGGTGGTTTGCTGTGCGTGCCATGGCTGGTCTTTCCCCATGCATCGCCGTTGTTGCTGGCGGCAATTCTCACTGTGCTGTGGGCAGCCATTACCGGCGGACTGCATCTGGATGGGCTGGCAGACAGTGCCGATGCATGGCTCGGCGGCTTTGGCGATGAGGAAAAAACCCACCGTATTCTCAAAGACCCGCTGGTCGGGGCAGCCGGGGTGATTGCTTTGGTCGGGGTATTGCTGTTGAAATTCGCCGCGTTAAGCGTATTGATTGCACACCAACAGTGGCTGGTGATCGTATTTGCCCCGCTATTAGGGCGTATCTTAATTTTGCTGCTCTTTTTAACCACGCCGTATGTACGGGCTGGTGGCTTGGCAAGTGAGGTGACACAACATTTACCGCGTCAGACAGCCGGGTGGATCACGGCGGCTGGCTTGCTGCTCGGATTAGCAATCTCCACTGCTGGCATCCTCCTGATGCTATTAGGATTTTGGTTATTACGCCGCCTAATGTTGCAACGTTTACAAGGCTGTACGGGCGATACCGCCGGGGCAAGCGTCGAAAGCGGGGAAATGTTATGGCTGACAGGTGCGGCCTTAATACTGACTTAG
- a CDS encoding HipA domain-containing protein: MRTLQVYINTRRIGELRDENGIWSFTYADDWVTAADGYAISPALPLQLLPHLDGSSQRSVQWFFDNLLPEEGARTLLARDARLDLADNFGLLAYYGAESAGSLILRSEQDPITESGERPLSDASLHERIQRLPTVSLSTGAAKRMSLAGAQHKLPVVLRAGQLFEPIGNTPSTHILKPDHPDKTYAHSVINEFFTMRLAKALNIPVPNVTRHYVPEPVYLIERFDRQITTNHVERLHVLDACQLLDVNRQFKYTHASIERLHTLAERCHAPAAARLRLYSWLVFNVLVGNSDAHLKNLSFLMGKHGISLAPHYDLLAIAVYDTKALGRDVWPHTSLAWPLFDKHTFAEIKRATLLEAGAVLGIQMATCERLLDFQLKRIKPAAKQLLLDIEQENRVLLQQHPALAHFFVGESRCLRTIVYLIIHDMVKQLTG, encoded by the coding sequence ATGAGAACGTTGCAGGTTTACATCAATACCCGTCGAATTGGTGAATTACGCGATGAAAACGGTATCTGGTCGTTTACTTACGCTGACGACTGGGTGACGGCAGCGGATGGATACGCCATTAGCCCGGCACTACCGCTTCAACTTTTACCACATCTGGATGGCAGCTCACAGCGCAGTGTGCAATGGTTTTTCGATAATTTACTGCCTGAAGAAGGCGCACGCACCTTACTGGCACGTGATGCTAGACTCGACCTTGCGGATAACTTCGGGTTGCTGGCGTATTACGGGGCAGAGTCAGCCGGTTCACTAATCTTACGCTCAGAACAAGACCCAATAACGGAATCTGGAGAGCGACCACTCAGTGATGCTAGTTTGCATGAGCGCATCCAACGCTTACCTACCGTTTCATTATCCACAGGCGCAGCCAAGCGCATGTCACTAGCGGGTGCACAACACAAATTACCCGTTGTATTACGTGCAGGGCAATTGTTCGAGCCAATCGGCAACACACCCTCTACACATATTTTGAAACCGGATCACCCTGATAAAACGTATGCACACAGCGTCATTAATGAGTTTTTCACCATGCGCTTGGCAAAAGCACTCAATATTCCTGTACCCAATGTCACTAGGCATTATGTGCCGGAGCCAGTGTACCTGATTGAACGTTTTGACCGACAAATCACCACCAACCATGTAGAACGCTTACACGTACTGGATGCGTGCCAACTATTGGATGTTAATCGCCAATTCAAATACACCCATGCCAGTATAGAACGCTTACACACATTGGCTGAGCGTTGTCATGCTCCTGCTGCTGCCCGTTTACGGTTGTATTCTTGGCTGGTGTTCAATGTTTTGGTGGGCAATAGTGATGCACACCTGAAAAACCTATCCTTTTTGATGGGAAAACACGGTATCAGCCTTGCTCCACACTACGACCTGTTGGCAATCGCGGTATACGACACTAAAGCGCTGGGGCGCGATGTCTGGCCGCACACCTCACTGGCATGGCCGTTATTCGACAAACACACCTTCGCAGAAATCAAGCGAGCGACATTATTAGAAGCCGGAGCCGTATTGGGTATTCAAATGGCTACTTGTGAACGTTTGTTGGATTTTCAACTAAAGCGTATCAAACCAGCAGCTAAACAATTGCTGCTAGACATTGAACAGGAAAACCGCGTGTTATTACAGCAACACCCCGCTTTAGCACACTTTTTTGTTGGGGAAAGTCGCTGTTTGCGGACTATTGTTTATCTCATTATTCACGATATGGTTAAACAGCTAACAGGATGA
- a CDS encoding helix-turn-helix domain-containing protein encodes MPITVSTPQEIGRLVRAARKAQGLRQDDAAGAIGVSDMFLSGLENGAPGVRLDKLLKVLHGLGLVLQVNVTDDVAKRYATLQRTTTAKS; translated from the coding sequence ATGCCCATTACTGTATCCACTCCCCAAGAGATTGGGCGCTTAGTACGCGCTGCACGTAAAGCACAAGGCTTGCGGCAAGATGACGCTGCAGGAGCCATTGGCGTTTCCGATATGTTTCTAAGCGGACTGGAAAACGGTGCACCCGGCGTTCGTTTAGACAAACTTTTGAAAGTCTTGCACGGCTTAGGTTTGGTTCTGCAAGTGAATGTAACAGACGATGTTGCTAAGCGATACGCCACTTTGCAACGCACTACAACAGCGAAATCATGA
- a CDS encoding sigma-70 family RNA polymerase sigma factor, with protein sequence MAHDQAELYPLLAQVQRGDQQALGSFYDATVGRVYAIALKVTANPALAEEIVSDVYWQVWRAAGSYSAERATPLAWLLMMAHSRAIDALRKESATTKQQVELSDDFEAADPDTPNPLDLTLTVEADSALQTALQLLDAPQRQLIALAFYRGMSHQEIAAHTGEPLGTIKTQLRRAQAILRAALADSFPDRGVS encoded by the coding sequence ATGGCACACGATCAGGCCGAACTTTACCCTTTGCTGGCACAAGTGCAGCGGGGTGATCAACAGGCATTGGGCAGTTTTTACGATGCAACCGTGGGCAGGGTGTATGCCATTGCGCTCAAAGTCACCGCGAATCCGGCGTTGGCGGAAGAGATTGTCAGCGATGTGTATTGGCAAGTGTGGCGTGCAGCGGGCAGTTACAGCGCCGAACGTGCTACCCCGCTGGCATGGTTGTTGATGATGGCACACAGCCGTGCGATTGACGCGCTGCGCAAAGAGTCTGCCACCACCAAACAGCAAGTGGAATTGAGCGATGATTTCGAGGCAGCCGACCCCGATACGCCCAACCCGCTCGATTTAACCTTGACGGTGGAAGCGGACAGTGCCTTGCAAACCGCCTTGCAATTGTTGGATGCACCGCAACGCCAATTGATTGCCTTGGCGTTTTATCGCGGCATGAGCCATCAGGAAATCGCCGCGCATACCGGCGAACCGTTAGGGACAATCAAAACACAGTTACGGCGGGCGCAAGCGATTTTACGCGCCGCCTTAGCGGATTCTTTTCCAGACAGAGGTGTGTCATGA
- a CDS encoding cupin domain-containing protein has protein sequence MNSNDDNKVMTDALDADVAALLAEHHASATVPAALKLRMRTAMLEKVAAESACLTPGFQTIRAAEGEWIHAVPGAAIKILHQSAHSPVVTYLARLEPGFEMPGHPHPYDEECIMLEGEMWLGDLHLKAGDYHFAAKGVLHGKLRTETGALVFQKGALPV, from the coding sequence ATGAACAGCAATGACGACAACAAGGTAATGACAGACGCATTGGACGCGGACGTAGCAGCATTATTGGCAGAACACCACGCCAGTGCGACCGTGCCTGCCGCGCTGAAGCTGCGGATGCGCACCGCTATGCTGGAAAAAGTGGCGGCAGAAAGCGCGTGCCTGACACCCGGTTTCCAAACCATTCGGGCGGCTGAAGGGGAATGGATACATGCTGTCCCCGGTGCAGCAATCAAAATCTTGCACCAAAGTGCGCATTCCCCCGTGGTCACGTATTTGGCGCGGTTAGAACCGGGCTTTGAAATGCCGGGGCATCCGCACCCCTATGATGAAGAGTGCATTATGCTCGAAGGCGAAATGTGGTTGGGGGACTTGCACCTCAAAGCCGGTGATTACCACTTTGCCGCCAAGGGTGTGTTACATGGCAAGTTGCGGACAGAAACCGGCGCGTTGGTGTTTCAGAAAGGGGCATTGCCGGTTTAA
- a CDS encoding helix-turn-helix transcriptional regulator, translating into MVNFRRNIRRRELARKRRQLTQKLISERTGISPITLRKIEKGDAGVSIGHYLTMLAALNLAEDLANVAQDDEFGRKLQDAKLLGANKKGGKAD; encoded by the coding sequence TTGGTAAATTTTCGCCGCAATATCCGCCGCCGCGAGTTGGCACGCAAACGCCGCCAGCTTACCCAGAAACTGATCAGCGAACGCACCGGTATCAGCCCAATCACCCTGCGTAAAATTGAAAAGGGGGATGCTGGTGTTTCCATCGGTCACTACCTGACTATGTTGGCAGCACTGAATCTGGCGGAAGACCTTGCCAACGTAGCGCAGGATGATGAATTTGGGCGCAAATTGCAGGACGCTAAACTGCTGGGTGCGAACAAGAAAGGCGGAAAAGCTGATTGA